Genomic segment of Citrus sinensis cultivar Valencia sweet orange chromosome 7, DVS_A1.0, whole genome shotgun sequence:
TCCAATAGATGAGATAGAGGAGTCAAGAGGATACGTAACTTTCTCGTTGACCAATGGCCCTGAATACCATGTCTCTCAGGTATCTTGATGGCCTTTGAGTTTTgcatgatatattttttatgtattttcatttttgcaatgTTGAAAAAGTTTTCATCAAAGGCGTATGGTGGTTAACATTCTTCTCTAAATTTAGTGGTTACCAATGCATATCCAATACTATTTGTGCTTTGTAATGAGAAATGAAGGGCTTTAGCGAAGCTGTCTTGCTCTTTGCTAACTCATACATATCTTTAGCATCCGTTAGGTCTGGCTGTGGTTATTAACATAGCTATGCCTGCTTATCTCTTGGCTGAGGCATTGTAGAAAAGTTCATTGCTATGATTTTAGTTCACAGGCTCTGTTTTCACAAAAAGTCTTATAATGCATGATTCTTAGTTGGATCAATCTACTTTGTTCTTTGTTTAATGTACTTTGCTCGTTAATCTGCCAGtttcctctaatttttggGAGCATGTGCATTACAAGCCTTTTTGATGTTTTTGCTCaacttttaatattaatttactggTGATTGCATTTTTCAGATTGCTGATGCAGTTGTTGTGGCAAGAGTTCTGCGAGCAACTCTTGTAGTCCCTGACATTAGAGGAAGCAAACCAGGTGATGAGAGGTTAGTGTTCATGATGGCTCCACTTTTATCCATTACAAGCACGTATTCTGCTGCGTCTGTTTCGTTAGAATTTATCATTGTCAAACCAAAAACTCTTGGATGGGTCTCTAAGTAACAGGATAGAGAGAAactgagaaaatgtaaatcaataatattaactatTAATCTATGCAGAATTGTAAAGCTTGCTACAAACcagtgaaattaaatttactgaAGTTCATTTGGTGGGGGCTAACAGAATTTTATATCTTCCAGGAAATTTGAAGATGTTTATGATGTCAATAAGTTTATAAGAAGCCTGGATGGAGTGGTCAAAGTAGTAAAAGAACTGCCTGAGGAGATTTCATTTCGAAATCTTGCTGTTGTGAAAGTTCCTAATCGAGTCACAGAAGATCATATCATAGAAAATATTCAACCCATCTTTAAAGCAAAGGGAAACATAAGGCTGGCAACTTACTTCCCTTCAGTGAATATGAGAAAGAGCACAGAGAAAAGTAATGCTGATTTAGTTGCATGTTTGGCAATGTTTGGGACTTTGGAGTTGCAACCAGATGTCAATGAAGTAGTTGACTCCACGGTCGAGCGGCTAAGAACATTGAGTCGCAAGTCAGATGGCCGGTTTATCTCAGTGGACTTGAGGGTTGATCTATTGGATAATAAGGGTTGTCATGAAGGCAATGGCAGGAAAAGTTGCTACGGTGCACATGAAATTGCTGTATTTTTGAGGAAGATTGGATACGACAAGGATACCACCATCTACTTGACTCAATCAAGGTGGGATAGCAGTCTTT
This window contains:
- the LOC102630315 gene encoding protein MANNAN SYNTHESIS-RELATED 1-like, with protein sequence MGVDLRQVVAGILTLTMFVMLGNMIKRDHFDSITEKLPGDVQDVAKVAEEGLRTIAKLSKGPWLEDGEQLKPCWSKTNFDEIEESRGYVTFSLTNGPEYHVSQIADAVVVARVLRATLVVPDIRGSKPGDERKFEDVYDVNKFIRSLDGVVKVVKELPEEISFRNLAVVKVPNRVTEDHIIENIQPIFKAKGNIRLATYFPSVNMRKSTEKSNADLVACLAMFGTLELQPDVNEVVDSTVERLRTLSRKSDGRFISVDLRVDLLDNKGCHEGNGRKSCYGAHEIAVFLRKIGYDKDTTIYLTQSRWDSSLSVLKDIFPKTYTKENIMPADKKEKFLDSADSEFEKVIDFYLCSQSDAFVPAISGLFYANVAGKRIASGKNQILIPADISGSSASATDFISPYVLKKNHMAHSCFC